The Vigna radiata var. radiata cultivar VC1973A chromosome 6, Vradiata_ver6, whole genome shotgun sequence DNA segment GATTATTAATAATGCTCTCCATATACTTTGGGAAACTCTGAACTAAAACAAGGGGGGAAGAGGTGGGTGCAAATTAGCTAACATTCCTAAATTTCCATCAACTTGTATAAAatctacaaaaaataattataattgtttttaaatattccATTAGacttaaaaatgttaaattctCTACACGtctttttataactttaaagttttccaaaatatcACCATAAATTTTGTCTAAAAACCTACTATTTTAATAGGTgccaaaataaattttattagtttaagaaactacttaaatatattaatgtaattttttatttgttttagcttttatatatatttttttattcaattaaatctaattaaataaatctattatgatccatttcattaaattaccattaataaaaaaagttctaCAGAACCATGCAGATGATGAACACTTAGTGCAATTAGTGATGCCACCCTTTCAGATCTTTTGGTTAACCTCACTAAATTTGGTGACAATCATGTAACTGAAGACGATGTTTAGCAACAAAAACCACTGATATGAACGAAATGAAGGTGCTTTGCAAAACATTAATGTGGCATTGGCACGTAAACTAAGCAAGAACAGGGACAGAAGCTTAACAGTGTGAAGTGATATGATCCTATCCCTGTCTCACAAATAGGCAATTTCCCTTTCAGCACTGTGAGTGAAGAAGAGGAACCATTGCAATGCACGCCTAAGGATTTGACTGGCGACTgctaaaaaacaaagacaacgTGTCCCTATGAAAAGACCCCACCACACATTCAACTCCATCACGCAATTGAAAAGCCTCAGCCATCTAAATTGGCATCTGCCAAACAATCCCTGATGGGACCATTTTAACTGTGCAAtgttgaaaagaaaagcatatTGAGATGAGAAAGATGCACTGTTCTCATCCCACCTAACTAACTTTTGTTCCCATCATAGTTCTCACCCATATATTCAGATTCCTTAACTATGAATGCCGAGCATTGAAACtgaataaaaaactttatttagatAACAGTCGTACTTTGAGTAGCATAGTAGGGCTATTACATAAAAACACACATAAAAGAGTTACATTATGGGAAACACCCCCTGATGTTTTTTATCCATAACACCACCTGATAAAGATCTGAGAAAGCATATAAATATCTGGACCTAAACATTCAATTACATATATGAAGTAAAAATGCAGTAACTGCATCTGGGTCAAGAGATTTTTGTGTAACCGTTTCACACAATGAAAGTCCTAGGAATACTTGTTTCCTCTTCTCATTTTCACTCGAACCAAATTGAAACCTCTTGCTGCTGTCTGTGACCGGTATCCATTCCTCCCCCTTGTATATCCTTAAAATCAAAAGACGACAAATCACACTGGGGGCTAAACAACATGTGGTTGGTGTCAAAAGGGGCGTTCATGTTCATGGCTTTGAACCTCTCAAATTGTCCTTCCTCACGTGCAAAGAAATTTCCTTCTGTCATCATTCCTTGGCCAGTGAAATAATTGTCACGACGACTGTCCTGTTGCTGTTGCTGTAACATGGTCTGAGAAAAGTTTTGATTTTCTGCGGCTACAAAGTTGTTGGAACTTAAGTTATTGTTTCCTATAATATTTGTGTCATATATTGTCATGAGgtcatttatcattttttgcCCATCTTCCGGAACTCCAAGCCCAGATACAGCAAATGAAGGTTGAACCACATTTGCAGCCTGGGATGTAGTGTTGGGTTGAACAAAAGACTGAGGGAATATGACTGGCTTAACCTCAGAATCATGGAAGTTGGAACCACCACCATAATCTGAAGAACTGTTTCTGTATGGACAGTTCAGTTGATGATTGTCCCTAGCCGACCTGTCAGGGAAACCAAGGCGAGGTTCATTGTAAGGGCATTGAGGATGCTCACAAGTATAGATTTTGGGATCCATCATGAGGTTGAAGTCACCAGGAATCTTCCTCTTCCGGATGAAATCAAGGTTTGTCACAACATCTCCCTTAAATGGATGAGAAATTTGTAGTGGTAGTCTTCCGGTGATTCTCTCCATCCCAAGATTAGATGGATGAAGAGGATCTGGCTTCCGGTCCTCCACATCAAAGTTTGGTTCTTCCTCAGCCCCATCAACATCATACTCACTGCAATCGTTGATGACCATGGAGCCATTACCTGCACCAGAGGAAAATGGGGGGCAATAATCAGGATAAAGCTCTCGAGCCAAGGCTTCCTCTTGGTTGATGATGGCAAGCCATGTTGCACTCTCCTTTGCTGTCATTTTGTCCTGAAGGCATTTAGACTGTCTCACGAGCTTCCGAATCTTGGCTATATCAGGAGACATGTGCTTGATGACAGCAGTAAGAACACCTACCTTCCATGCCTTCTTGAGGTCATGAGGTTTCTTGTAAGGTGGAGGGCCTTGATCTTTGGGAAGACCAATTTGAGGCCACCATACTTCATTCCCAGTGGGCCACCATGGTGGAGGAACACCCTTCTCTAATGGGAACCTTCTCTGAGGAGGATCACAGTGCTGCATAAGTGCTGACAGAAGAGAACCCAGTGTTGTGTCCTGTAACTCCTGCAATGTGTGTGGAGTTGGACCAATGGAATTGCAACCATCATTCTTCCCTGGAATTGCATTATCAGCCTGATACTTTGCTATTGCAGCAGGGCCATTCCGATCAAACCTCACCTTGTCCTTCCACCATTCGCGAAGATTGTCTGATGCTCCAGTCACTGGCTTCCCTTTCTCAGGAATTATGCCATAAACAAACCCTTGTGCTTTGCAGACCTCCATCATCTTCAGCATGTACTTTAGTATCCCATCCTGAGCTCTTGACATCTTTTTCCTCCTAGCTTGCTCTTGGGATTGCCTTTGCTTCACTGCATCTGTCCCTTCCTTTGCCTTCTGTTGTTCTTTCAATCGTTTGTGCCGCACTTTGTCCCTCCACATACGTTTCTCCAGCTCATCCACATCAATTTCTTCATCACTGTAATCATCCTCAACCACAGGATCTGGATCTGTGTGTCTCACAGCAACAACATCCTCGTCCCCAAGGGGACAACTCAACAAATCCAAATCGCCACAAAACCCAATGTCCTCGAACATCATCATCTTTtctcagaaaaagaaaaaaaaaaacagcccAAAGATAGACCAAGTCTCCAGGAAAAGGGGTTCAATTCAACCCACCAGCTTCAGATGAAGTGAATAACAAACCGACTTTACGACTGTAGAAAACCAAAAACAAGGAATAATTGTCAATTGAGGCGGTGCAAAGATCAAATGATACTTTCCAGATATCTAAAGCATAAAATCTGTAGCAATATCTTACAAGATTCATTAAGCATGTATTTTGACCGCAAAATTCTTCTCTCATTCTCATccactatattttttatataagcaaAAATTCCAAAGTCGATTTCTCACCTATGTTGAATTGATACGACTATTGAGTTCGTTTCACATCTAGGTCATCAGTTCTATAGTATtcaccaataaaataaatacaaaaaattcaattgaaacaATCAAAAGCCATTCAATTATAAAGTAACTTTCTTGGATCATTACTTTTTTCCATGGGGATTCAATACAGAGGTGTGATAAAACtatgttttaataataagaatatataagtacttatactttaataatataaaatccaaaaaattaaatacgtaaaaaaactattaatatattaaaaatataaaagtaaacaagaatttagatgaataaaaaagagagatcaaaagtaaaaaaagttgACACCCTGCAACTATGGGAGAGTCTGGGACGTGTCTTACtggatttgaaagaaggaggagagtaatgaatttaaaaaattcctACTATTTTGGAGGAATTTCAAACAGAGCATGTTCCTGAATAAATTTGAATCCCCTAAAAAATTAAACTCCTCTATTAGAGTGCTTCATCCAAAATACGAGTTAAATGCAATATCAAAATTATGGTTTATATTAAAAACCTAATTCATCAAGAATAGATACTAGATCAGGGATATCCTGATTGAACAGATCCAAATCAACCGcgaaataagaatgaaaatataaacacCAAAAACACATAGCATAGTTCAAAaatgatttagaaaagaaaaaaaaaaacaaagcacTCGTCAACTATAATCAAACAGAGACTATTGACAtgttatataaaaacatattactCACCCAAACCATAAGAGGAAGCAATCAAACCAGTCATGAACACGGGATCTAAGGCCAAACTAATAGCCAGGAAACCCCTCAACACCTTAATTAGCAACAGTAAACACAGAACAGAACatgatatatatgtatacatatatatatttccaaAGATCAGAAATCATGAAAATACTAAAACTTAACAAATCAATAGTCTAAAAACAGTAcccaaaaagaaaagggaaaagtagAATAAGAAAGACCCAGAAATTTATTGACAAAGCAGAGATCAAGAAGGAAGTGAATTgtgaaaaaaagagaatttttttcATGAGAGGAACCTTACCAGTTGCAGAAGAGGGTGTAGTTGTAAGATGAACAGGGGTcaatttgtaaagaaaaaaaaagagaatttttataGACTAAAAGCagaaagaggaggaagaagaagaagaagaagaagaagaagagtgtaGGAAGATGAAAGGTGAGAGAAAACGGTGAGTAAGAAAAAGGGACAGAGTTGTGAGCATTATcttggttttatttattattgctGATGGTGGTGCCATTGGTGAATGTGAAGTGGGGTGTCATTCATTATTGGTAAGATtaaaacattgataaaaaagCCTCAATTGGAGGAGAAAGTGAACTTCCACATACATTTATAACAGAGGTTAGGTTAATCCCATCCCAACCtcccattaatttttttattaatatttattaattcatttattgTCATATAATGTGTGAATATGATTAATGATgcttctgttttatttttcattttattgttctgttttattttcttttatatgtgtGGTATCCGTGTATGATAACTTTAAAaactacctaattttatttattttttaaacacaataaacaaaatacaaatacaatttttctttattttagtaaaattatataacatttttttcaacttctcatctcttccttttttaaattaaacaatatgtTAATTGAAATAACAACCAAACAGAATATACTTTCTAGGATTTTagatgtttaaatttttatcatcaATTCATTGTCAAATTATTTgtgattttcaatttcaatttatctCAACTTTAGAGTAATTATTCTCTTTCATTTCAAGTTCAAGCTGCATGTATTTCTTTATGTAAAAAAACATGTGcacttcttaatttttatatttctatttttttaaattcatttattttaaattattttatattttaaagtaaaagtaTTATGTTGTTAGTGTTGAATAGATGTTGAATAAAAATTGAGATGTCTATCTATcgttatccttttctttttatttctcaaaaaaaaaatggaacaatttattatagttttcttAACATAATCATCAAAGAGACAAGACTATCTAATATtgaataatgattaaaaatgttaatattgttatcattaaactctgatttttatattaattaaatccaaatataattacttttgtTGATTTGATAgttcatttatttcattataaaatgggatcaattattttaaagttattaaaaagatataaagttttatgaatattgttatatataataattaatagtttagTCCTCTCACACGAATTTATAAACATTGGGatgtttctttatatttgtttttatatatatattaaaatacatgttttattaagaaaaataatttttgaagtcaaaacaaaataaacatttcaTATTTCCTTAATTTAGAAACTGATTGTgtgaaaacattaaataaagaaagattAACTTACCTTTTCCAGTTTGTCTTGTGAGTTAAATTAATACAAGTAACCTATTTTGGCtggttttgtaaataaaattggAACAAGTAATCTTTCAATCCACTGATTAATTCCataatattttctctatttaaaagaaaaataaattaattttttaactacaCTTACAAGAAACTTGGAATCCCTTCCAATCTTTCAAgtgaatattaatttattttaccgTTACAGTATCCTTttcaatcttttgaaaaaaaatatatttaataagatgATTATTCATActctataatattaattattgaaataaaagcaTATTGATTGagaattaaaactaaatgtAAAGTATCTAAAATTTATGATTATCCTTTcatatagatttttattttgctCTGGTTGTACTTAAAGTTACttaaatggaaaatgatattactaaaatatttaatatgaattcgCATTTGGATGCAAATGTTTAATGTCAATAAATGTCCgacttattattaaaaaaaacatgatattatgatattattatttgaacaCATTTATTTAGGactaaaaactatttatttaaattatttttttgttaatcttTGTCCTAAATTTTTTTCCACCTtgataatgatattaaaatgaaagattaaaCAACACATAAGGGtataattaacatatattttttaactttgcaAATAGCAaacatatgataaaaaaattaaatgaattggTATATCTGGTAAAAGTTTTAAGATATTAATTACAACCCTGAATGAAATATTATGAATTATCATTCCCATAAATGTTgtatatttatgatatataaacTATTGGGATTCCTCTTTCAATTAATGAAGTTTTTATTAGAAAgagttatttttaatgaatgaaaAGTCACATCTCTTGATAAGAAATAACATGCATTTATGAATGAAGCCTCATTTCTATATCTTTATGTACCAAGAGTTACATCTCTTCTTAAAAAttcacttcttctttttcatggattactgatttttatatataattgttatcatatatatatatatatatatatatatatatatatatatatatatatatatatataactaggatttactctttaaaaaaactaaaaaaaaaggtaatcaATTTTCGGTTGTAGTTTGTGAACAATTGAACACAATATAAAATTTcagttgaaataaaataataataaagtctTTTGACTAGGTATACTTTGGTCCATGAATTATATGCACTTTatagttaatattaaaaaataaaaaaaaacatgtatgaTTTGATCACTTCTATCCTTAGTTTTTACTTTGTAGCCTGGGCGATTATATTGCTCAATGAACTTGCTTCCATTTTAGCAACTTCTACCAAATCCTCCTGCAATACATTATCAtcaaaaaaatgataaaataaaataaaataaaataaaatttataaaacaaaaaatagaagaGGATTTTTTTGTTGTAATATTATATACTTGTGCAGTTATCAGTCTCAAAGTTGTTCTCTTGCTAGTCTCCTGCATGGCTCCAGCTATCAAAATTTCGTCCAATATAAAATATGCCTACCAACATCAACTTCAATTTTAATCATTCATGCAAGATAAACATGTTGTAAATTGTTAAGTATATAATTCCAAATTATACTgcactttcaattttatattgaaaaaacatTATGATTCATAATGGAACAAAACATTAAGTTGACAAACAACCAGGTTGAAAAGATTAAGGATATATCtgacaaatataataaaatccgAATGATAGTTTGGTAAAGGAACTTTAAAATATAGGCCACATATGATCACACCATAgtaaatgaagaagagattgacaAATTGTTTTCATTAGTGATCTTGTTTAATTATTTCACTCCATAAAATAACATTAGATAATTGTATtggaaaatattaaagattattttgaaaaatattttaaaatcttacatatataacaatataaaagaatttaaagtaTGGATGGAACAAAGAATGTGTATTAAAGTTTCTTCTCTAAACATCACTCCGatataagaattaaatgaaaCTATATGTAAGTGTAAAAATAgcaaaagagaaggaaaaaaactaataataataatcaatttaaaaaacaaagtgAATTCTTGTTCAAACAATTTGATATTCAAATTATGACTTTTTCTTATGAGAATGTCGAGACAATTATCTTTCCTTTTTTAAGTtcttatttgttaaataaatggGAAACAATCTGAGTAATTGTAAAATCTCTTAAGTTTTGTTCACTTGAATGAATTTGGAAGAGTGATTGAATGgatttaaaatgatttgaagataatctttttgttgttgtttatttgaatggaTTTAGAAGTaagtgagagtggatttggaagtaaatttttttaataatctccagaaactttacttccaaattcactctcacttacctccaaattcactcaaataaacaacaaaaaatttactttcaaatcatctcaaattcattcaaccACTCTCTCTCAAACCCATTCAAGTCAACAAGACATTAATTTTAGGAACTGCGGAactcaaataatatattaattgctTAAGCAGACAATAATGAGTTATTCAAAAGTTAAATGTTATATCTATATGTACATGATTAgattacattatatattatagatttttttttttagaaattatatgaATGATTTGCATGGAGTTATGCAATGATttgattaaaatgaagaaagataGATATTTGAGAGTGTTTGATTGAGTTgtagttttttgttttgagtaaaaaacttattaaagaAGGAAGCTTGTTATTAAGGTAAATTACATCGATCTAAgattataagtaaaaaaaaaattaaagaagtttaTTGCATAACTTTTATAGAATGAgtcaaatgtgtttttaattatacatatttatacCATATTTCTAAAAGATGTAGAAATATAAcgaaacaattttatttagataGTAACGAGtcataaataatttcataattagtGTAGTTACttagattttataataataaggaGATAATATTTAACATGACATTAGATTATAAGATTTAATGTTCTTTAGGAACATGCAAATATAGTTTAACTATGGGTAACATAGTTTAAGAGGAAACAAATTAccttatgaaaattaaaaatcaaatccaGCTCACAAACCTGATAAGAGAAATTAGAGATAAACATATTCAGGTCATgagtaaaaattatgaaaaattttataattcaagaGTATTTGATACTAACACTGCCAAAATAACGATCTAATGTTTCGACAAAGTGATGAATAATGGCCAAGGTCTCTAATTCGTTGTCTTCTTCATCATTGCAAATGCAGAAGTAAAGACTAGCATATCTAATCAATAACCAAAACTAAGACATTGTCAATTTTTACAGTTCAATGTATTTTGTTAACCATACGCATTCAAAACAATAAAGTTAACCTTTTATAAACAACTTTGAATCCCTTCCACTCCACAAAGTTGCACAGTTTCGGAGCTCTAGAGATAATTAATCCACATAATTCTCTAATTATCttccaaaatataaagaaaaagatcaaataaaataagaatcgGGTTCAGCAATAATGTTGTATACACCTAATTTTAATACAAGAAAAACTACATTTATGACTTAATCTGAATATTCGAGTTGTGACCGAACTTCCAAGGGATATAACATTATCAAGCCAACCATCAGATTTGGATGGTTGGTTTGGTGATCGACCTGGATAATCAATATGGTGATCGACTTAAATAGTCACTTTAGGTGATTGATTTGGTAATCAGTTTGATGATACCAAATCCTTTGGAAGTTCAACCATAAAGTACAcgaataattataattattatgagtTATCGTTGTAATTGATGACAGATACCTTGGATCTCTCCTTTTGAGAGTATGGTGAATACCATTTTGTGAGTCTTACTTTTCCTTGTCGACTGATAAGAAGCACAAAATGgatctgtaaaaaaaaatgtattactttttacatcattaaattataatatacataaaCATATAATCATGATTTACATCActtgaaatcaaaatcaaaccccTATGCACAATAATTAAATGTGTTAGATATTAAGCCAACACCGTATCAAACCCAAATAAGTCTAAATCTCAGAATGTGTTTTCTTCAAATATGTAACATGATTTCCCtgattcaacaaaaataattttacaaataagtAAACAtcataattgaaaagaaaaacatttaccATTGATGGTTGATtttgagataaaaaagaaaactacttgaaattgttatttttcacttttcagaCAAGAAGGTATATTTCGAGTTTTATgtgtttaaattttagttatttagtCCTAGTCTCATTGCTAAAATTGTGGATCGAAGTTAATTAAgcttttgattaaattttgtaGAATCTAAATTGTatatctaactttttttttttaaagggaaaataaaattttcaaataaggATTAATCATTTTCTGAAAATAATGAATTGTTAGTTAGACGTCCTATGCAAGCCTAACTATGATTTGTTTGATTGTAGGATATTTTGTGTGTAACTCTTTTCTGGTTTCTCCTTAATGATGTTATATCACAACATAAGAAAACGTGATTAATTATGCAACCATGcatattataagattaaattttcaTCCTCTAACATATTAATGAAATACTAattcta contains these protein-coding regions:
- the LOC106764931 gene encoding ETHYLENE INSENSITIVE 3-like 1 protein isoform X1; the encoded protein is MMMFEDIGFCGDLDLLSCPLGDEDVVAVRHTDPDPVVEDDYSDEEIDVDELEKRMWRDKVRHKRLKEQQKAKEGTDAVKQRQSQEQARRKKMSRAQDGILKYMLKMMEVCKAQGFVYGIIPEKGKPVTGASDNLREWWKDKVRFDRNGPAAIAKYQADNAIPGKNDGCNSIGPTPHTLQELQDTTLGSLLSALMQHCDPPQRRFPLEKGVPPPWWPTGNEVWWPQIGLPKDQGPPPYKKPHDLKKAWKVGVLTAVIKHMSPDIAKIRKLVRQSKCLQDKMTAKESATWLAIINQEEALARELYPDYCPPFSSGAGNGSMVINDCSEYDVDGAEEEPNFDVEDRKPDPLHPSNLGMERITGRLPLQISHPFKGDVVTNLDFIRKRKIPGDFNLMMDPKIYTCEHPQCPYNEPRLGFPDRSARDNHQLNCPYRNSSSDYGGGSNFHDSEVKPVIFPQSFVQPNTTSQAANVVQPSFAVSGLGVPEDGQKMINDLMTIYDTNIIGNNNLSSNNFVAAENQNFSQTMLQQQQQDSRRDNYFTGQGMMTEGNFFAREEGQFERFKAMNMNAPFDTNHMLFSPQCDLSSFDFKDIQGGGMDTGHRQQQEVSIWFE
- the LOC106763263 gene encoding uncharacterized protein LOC106763263, which gives rise to MASDGKKSDDMDSLFDGMVLFNPAADIEIGVEAEVRQDNYNGSDALTTSQPLDENLFSDLTLVVDPLQRFLKRDLGFNKTEFGIQSILQVTRKCFVIKEMKRGASFRGDALGDAVILEFLHYKFRDLTVVLMKLTMLFLPVARWWRRRASLAVMELIHFFLQIHFVLLISRQGKVRLTKWYSPYSQKERSKIIRELCGLIISRAPKLCNFVEWKGFKVVYKRYASLYFCICNDEEDNELETLAIIHHFVETLDRYFGSVCELDLIFNFHKAYFILDEILIAGAMQETSKRTTLRLITAQEDLVEVAKMEASSLSNIIAQATK